From Tiliqua scincoides isolate rTilSci1 chromosome 2, rTilSci1.hap2, whole genome shotgun sequence, the proteins below share one genomic window:
- the TAL2 gene encoding T-cell acute lymphocytic leukemia protein 2, which yields MTRKIFTNSRERWRQQNVNSAFAKLRKLIPTHPPDKKLSKNETLRLAMRYINFLVKVLGEQGLPQTGMTPRGRILGLFQQSPSLESMEELTLIEDSEVPSPNTSSNVPECWSEASSP from the coding sequence ATGACCAGGAAGATCTTCACCAACAGCAGGGAGAGGTGGAGACAACAGAACGTCAACAGCGCGTTTGCCAAGCTGCGAAAGCTGATTCCCACTCACCCTCCCGACAAGAAACTCAGCAAGAATGAGACCCTCCGCTTAGCCATGAGGTACATCAATTTCCTCGTCAAGGTGCTCGGGGAGCAAGGCCTGCCACAGACAGGGATGACTCCTCGGGGAAGGATACTAGGGCTCTTCCAGCAGAGCCCAAGTTTGGAGAGCATGGAAGAACTGACTCTCATTGAAGACTCTGAGGTCCCTTCTCCCAACACCAGCAGCAATGTCCCAGAGTGCTGGTCAGAGGCATCATCTCCATGA